The following is a genomic window from Bombus fervidus isolate BK054 chromosome 15, iyBomFerv1, whole genome shotgun sequence.
TATCGCATTATCCTTACGTAGTACCACGTCCGAACCTGAACTATGTTGTTGTATGTGACACCCTGATAAAGTGAACTGGTAAGGAAAAATCAAGCGGCGAAACGTCCTCAGGGAAGCGAATCTCGATATTCTGGCTTGACTTGCACGCCTTTTAATCGCGTCTAAGCTGTAACTCAAGCGGAAATTCAAGCCAGAATAGCTAGCGCGAAAAACGACCAACGCGCATTTGCAATCCCTCTCACCTGCGTCgcagaacaaaaatttaattctattacattAACCAATAAGCTATTCGCTTAGtactatgtacaaatatttgaaaggtgattaaaattatttgtgagGGGGCCAAGTCCACTGATGCGGTGGAGATTTTTCCATCAAGCTCTCCCATGGTTTGTACTCGAGCATATCGCGCATCAAGTTGATTTCGTTCTTTGCGTGAATTATTTGTTCTTATATTTGTCCCTGGTTTATCTTTTCCTCTATATCAGGAACGCTTTCATTCTGCAACGtcagatatgtacatattatatcggtaattcgattcgaaataaaaatatcgtccaaatatcgtttctatctGATCTAGTATTTAAGAATCCTTAAGTGAGAAATAacctgtaatataatatcggtCCTTTCCTTAACCAAACTTTCTATAGATTTCCTGTAAATTTAGTCTTGTAGCATCAGATTCGCGAGCCGTAAAATTCTATCATACAATGTACGAAGTTCCACGCGAGGATTCACAGATACAGCGAGTCCAGTCAAGTTCGTCGActatgaataaaaagatactgTTATTGAACAGAACGTGAAAAAAAGGTTTGGgatgtttattataatcataccgttacgttatcgGTATGGTTATGTTTTGAACGAAATGACGGAACCATTTCGAGAATGAAAGAGATATTATCCAATTATTTCAGCAAgttactaattatattaagttatacacGGAGACATTGCCTTTTTCAATAATCCTGACATGATCGTACATGTACGACCTATTTCTCTGAAATAAAAACCAATTACGCGATCAACATCTGATTTGACTCAACCTCTAAAtcatacgatacgatatattttctgtagtGGTAACACTGCATCGCTACAACATCGCTATCTCGACAACAAAATTGTCAACTACGCTTGGTATgttcaaattaaagaatcatgcaatttctaaatatcgttTGTCTCCCTTTCCATCTTTATCATAATCGAATCATTCCCTGTTGATTTTATTCACTTTTGCGTTAGCCTTCCAACAGAATTCgctcgttatttcgttaacggacaaaattataaaattgaagatcaaataacgtttattcgaataacaattcggttattttttttaccatGATGTATCCTTAtacgtgtattatataaacgagAAGGACGGAAAACATATAGAACAAGAATCACTTTAaagatatatcatttattttatgttttcacaTAACGTGTTTATCGATTTGATTTAGCAACACGTTCGAGttcgtctttcttcttgaTCGCGTAAGAATTAGACGAACCTTTGGCAGCATTGATGAGTTCATCCGCCAAAC
Proteins encoded in this region:
- the LOC141445911 gene encoding LOW QUALITY PROTEIN: NADH dehydrogenase [ubiquinone] 1 alpha subcomplex subunit 5-like (The sequence of the model RefSeq protein was modified relative to this genomic sequence to represent the inferred CDS: substituted 2 bases at 2 genomic stop codons); this encodes MSGLLKKSTNLTGLAVSVNPRVELRTLYDRILRLANLMLQDXIYRKSIESLVKERTDIILQNESVPDIEEKINQGQIXEQIIHAKNEINLMRDMLEYKPWESLMEKSPPHQWTWPPHK